The Solanum dulcamara chromosome 6, daSolDulc1.2, whole genome shotgun sequence genome contains the following window.
ATATGTTGAATCATATGTCAACAACTAGAACATAGCCAGTAAAATTTCACAAGTGGGGTCAggagagggtaggatgtacgcgaCCTTACCACTAACTCATGGAGCTAGAAAGGTTATTTTCGAAAAatcctcggctcaaaagtccCAATCCtaagtaagagagaaaaataatatatatagtataatgacaaaaaaataaaagcgatacaaattttacaagacaagaacaataacgataacaaagtaatgtgataatcaaaggcaataacaacatAACTATACAGGCGCGtctagacctacgaccaccctAAAACAACACATAGCAAGACACCATTatatccctactagccttctaccctaatcctcgacctccatttttttctatctaaggtcatgtcctcggtgatatagAGTAGCACCATATCTTGTCTACTCACCTCTCTCTAATACTTTTTTCGTCTATCCCTACCCCTCCGTATAACCCCCAAATCCAACTGCTCGCACCTTCTAATTGGGGCGTCGACACCCTTCCTCTGCACATgctcaaaccatctcaatctcgcttttctcatcttgtctgccatAGAGgccactctcaccttctcccgaataacctcattcctaatcttatcactcctagtgtgtccacacatccatctcaacatcctcatctcaGCAACATACATATTTTGAGGatgagagttctttactggCCAGCACTCCACGGGACTCTATTTCATTCACACTGTCCTAATATGatgcgtgacatcatcatcgatgtccccactactctggatgatggatccaagatatttaaagctttctgtCTTGGAGATAAATTaagtggcaagcctcacttccatgtCCTCTTCATCCATCCcaacactaaatttgcactccaagtattctgttttgGTCATGCTTAATCTGAAACCTTTGGACTCCAGAGTtagtctccaaacctccaacctatcattaactctgtcCATTAGTCTCATCAATCAGAACTATGTCGTTcgcaaataacatacaccatggaacctcctctTGAATAGATCgtgtcagctcatccatcaccaaggcaaaaagaaaagaactcaGCACAGATCCCTGATGTAGTCCCGTCTCAACAGAAAAATGCTCTGAGTCACCTCCCACCATCCTAACCCAAGTCTTGTCTCCAACATACATGCcctttatcgccctaatatacaccatcgaGACACCTTTAGACTCCAGATACCTCTAGAGAACATCCACAGAACATtttcataagccttttcaaggtcAGTGAACACCATATGAAaatccctttttcttttcctaaattTTTCAACCAGTCTCCGCATAAGATGAATTGCTTTAGTAGTCAACCGCTCCGACATGAATCTCAACTGATTCTATAATATTGACACTCCTCTGCTCACCCTCATCTTCACTactctctcccaaatcttcaaaataacattaaacaacttAGTCAGCCACTTCAAACCTGCCTTGTCAGTGCTCTTCCAAAAGTCTATCGGAATCTCATCGGGTCCGGCCGCTCTCCCCCTCTTCATCCTGCTAATAACACATCTAACCTTCTCACCCCTAAAACACTTGTAGTACCCAAAGTCTTGAAGACTATGAGAGTACGCCAAATCATCCAGTACAATATCTTTGTctcatttttcatttaaaaGTCTGTGGAAGTAAGTTTGTCATCTTTGCTTGATAGAGGTCGCATCCACTAACACTTCACCTTCCTCGTCCTTGATACATTTTACTAGATCCAAGTCGCGGGCTTTTCTCTCTCGCGCTTTGACGAGCCTATACAATCtcttatccccacctttctcccCTAACTCGATATATAAGCATTCAAAAGTTGTCGTCTTAGCACTGATGACCGTCGATTTCGCTTTCGTCTTCGCCTTTTTATAAATATCTTTAAGCCTACTCTTTTCTTCCTCATCCACGCACTTCAACCACTCCGTATAGGCAACCTTCTTAGCCTTCACTTTGCcttgtacttctccattccactaCCAATCTCCTTAACGACCACCAAATATTTCTCTCGATACCCCTAGAACCTCGGTAGCTACTTTTTTAATGCAATCAGCAGTCATGTCCCATGTGTTGTTCACATCCCCGCTACTACTCCAGGCCCCTAAACCAATCAACTTCTCCCCCATCTCTCGAGAAAGGGCGGGGGTTAGGCCCCCCATCTAATCCTCAGTCAGTCATAAAGGGTCTTCTTTCTCCTATTCCTCTTAATCTCCAAGTCCATTACCAAAAGCTTATGCTGGGTAGTAATATTTTTACTCAATCGATCATATGCTATTAGGactaaaattagaatttatcaATATCTAAAGTTACTAAAAGGATATTATCCCAAAAGATTAAGTCCACTTTATAATATGATTGATtagttaattaaatattatgattAATGCGAAGCAAGCATTATTTTGAGGGTTTTGTGTATGTATTCTTCCCAACAGAGTCGGTTGATTAATTTAATATACTTTGACCAATAATTACCAGCCACTTTTTATTTGGTTATTATATTTTTCCCGTTCATCTTTACTTGTTCACTATAATATTTTAGAATATTTAATAATACTTGTTcagtttaaaaaattaatgaataatttattatgatGTGTCTATTTTACCCTTGTTATTAAATACTATCcattttttcaatatttatataacttatatttaataaaaataatttgataaaattacacTTATCATTTACTGCTTCTTAATCTCTCTCTCAAGTTAATAGTGAAAAACTACCGTTGGATAAAGGGAGTATAATTAAGTTTTAACAAAGGAAGATCTGTAGCACCTCAATATGTTCCATAATTTGCCATCCAACAATGCTGCTAATATTTTCTAGTTTCTCCTATAATAGGGCAGAGCTAGAAGTTCGTGTTCGACTactcaataattttatttactatatatatgtaaaattaaattttgaatcgcattatataattgatatttatattttacgattttagaatttataaaattaaaatcttgaTCCAAAGTTTATGTTCCGAAAAATTAAATACTAGAACGATTTTGCGACTTCGTTTGCTTGCGTTTTAGCATTTAGAATTAACAGTTTTATTAGTCCGGAGCCAAATGTGTGAAAACAAGGCAATTGAAGAAGGGGAAAAAATGGtcagtatattttaattatgtttggtAGTTATTATTAGAAAAGaggaattaatttaattattagaTGAAAATTTAATTTAGTTAAATGTGTGAAAaggagaaaattaaaaataataatttaaagggTATCGCAGGTATCAGTACGACTTGTAAGTTGCATGATCCTTGCGACTTTCTTAGGATTATTTAACAGCGTGAACGGCGTGAGTAGTAAGTCGCATAGAGGCTTGTGAATTTACCCTTTTggtatcatttaaaatttatgtgccgtttttgaaaattttgttgCTCTTTTAGCTTTGGACTCGTAAAATGATGTATCTGAGAATAAGAGAGAATAAAgttatttgtaattttttcaaatggtagaaaattttaaagaatatgataaaataaattgtgtatttaagtaatATCCGATTTCAAGTTTATTGGACATAATTTCCTGGTTGTTAGAAGTAAAATGCATAGGCCCATTGAGCTGAAGAAAATGGGCTTGAAGTGATTGACAGACAGGCAGCCCATCAGTATGATGATCAGCTTGTAATCACCTTTTTATGGTTTCACCATCGCAACGGGTCGTTTGGTATACAGACTatattattctaaaattataatttttggactaatttatttttgtaaactttacctaaattccataatgaaaaaagtctaattactatacatccctcattgtaccaaaattatccgatatcccctttttttcaacttttctgatacattagtgatgtatctgatacatcaattatctatagaataattaatgaagatcatctatttatggatagtatcttaatataagatatgattggttctttaaatcaatcactgatctaattaatgggattaatttggttaaaaaaataacggttgtgtacgtgaagattcaagccaaaaaacagagcataaattcaaaccaaattcgattttaattttttttccagttttgttgatacataagttatgtatctgatacatcaactttagatGTAGAATACTTAATGCATATCAGTTATTTATGGTTAGTATTTTAATGTAAGTTTTGAttggttatttaattgaatcactGATCaaattaatgggattaatttgttaaaaaaagcaACTGTgatgttcatgaagattcaagccaaaaaacagagcatcatctcgaatggaaaaaacagagcatcaattcaaaccgaagttgatttcaattattttttcacttttgctgatacataagttatgtatctgatacataactttagctatagaatagttaatgcacatcagctatttatggataaaagattgagataaggtatgattgactctttatatcaattactgatctaattaatgagattaattggtAAAAGAAGGCGACAGTTATGTACATGAATTTTGAAGCCAAAAGTCAGAGCATCGACTCCAAGGAAaacaacagagcatcaattcaaagcaAACTTCGCATTTCATCAATTAATCGATATGAATATCCCGATACTATTGAGACATTCTGGAGTTTAGCAATCCGATATTACTTATGAACAATACAAAAATGATGGAATCGTTGTCGGTGACAATGTATCTTACTCGAATCTAAAAGCAGCAATCGCTGCTGAATTGAGTGTGGATGAATcagagaaaaatatt
Protein-coding sequences here:
- the LOC129892973 gene encoding uncharacterized protein LOC129892973, with translation MKRGRAAGPDEIPIDFWKSTDKADLGESSEDEGEQRSVNIIESVEIHVGARYLESKGVSMVYIRAIKGMYVGDKTWVRMVGGDSEHFSVETGLHQGSVLSSFLFALVMDELTRSIQEEVPWCMLFANDIVLIDETNGQS